From Brevibacterium ihuae, the proteins below share one genomic window:
- a CDS encoding BPL-N domain-containing protein, which yields MSTFEPPAGWTRRSVLGGLLTIPVAGLVNGCAPTSTNEHGGSDGRIALVYRGPAGCAGCSDILAERLSRSPLGLDVAFIGPHEQVPLEASALSGAALYAQPGGGDDISGAAQSFPADFIRGLRDYIAAGGSYLGICMGAYLAGSEGFGLLDYSVEGEVSVPGFPVEDSSDQVVAVTWGETVRWTYFQEGARLPRDGAEEYAHYETGDLAAAYYRCGDGNVGLIGPHPEADVTWFEDADLVDPDGDDWQYALPLVKRILS from the coding sequence ATGAGTACGTTCGAACCACCTGCTGGATGGACGCGCCGGTCGGTCCTCGGGGGATTGCTGACGATCCCGGTCGCCGGGCTGGTCAACGGGTGCGCACCAACCAGCACGAACGAGCACGGGGGTTCGGACGGGCGAATCGCCCTTGTGTACCGCGGCCCCGCAGGGTGCGCAGGATGCTCGGACATTCTTGCAGAGCGGCTGTCTCGATCACCGCTTGGCCTGGACGTTGCGTTTATCGGCCCACACGAACAGGTCCCTCTCGAAGCGAGTGCCCTATCTGGGGCCGCCCTCTACGCTCAGCCAGGTGGTGGGGACGACATCAGTGGTGCGGCCCAGAGTTTTCCTGCGGATTTCATCCGCGGGCTACGTGACTATATTGCTGCCGGTGGAAGCTACCTCGGAATCTGCATGGGCGCATATCTCGCCGGGAGCGAGGGCTTCGGTTTGCTTGATTATTCCGTTGAGGGGGAGGTAAGTGTTCCCGGCTTCCCTGTGGAAGATAGCAGTGATCAAGTGGTGGCAGTCACGTGGGGTGAGACCGTGCGTTGGACCTATTTTCAAGAGGGTGCGCGGTTGCCAAGAGATGGTGCGGAGGAGTATGCGCACTATGAAACAGGCGATCTCGCTGCCGCATATTATCGGTGCGGCGATGGGAATGTGGGCTTGATTGGCCCTCATCCGGAGGCAGACGTGACCTGGTTCGAGGACGCCGATCTCGTCGATCCCGACGGTGACGACTGGCAATATGCGCTGCCGCTCGTCAAGCGGATTCTCAGTTGA